Proteins co-encoded in one Meiothermus sp. genomic window:
- the rho gene encoding transcription termination factor Rho — MRRKAESKVPLSYQELSSRILPELHLLAAEAGIPNYKKLSKDELVMLLLSQEASEEGLVIAKGYLEISQDGYGFLQEDLYNLDSRTAIVSAGLIKQYQLRTGDYVVGKARVARENERYGTLMKVEAVNNLDPEAAAKRPKFDDLIPQFPDRQIILETTGEESSNRVIDLLAPIGRGQRGLIVAPPKAGKTTLLKKVARAVLRNEPDIKVIVLLIDERPEEVTDFRESVEGAEVIASTFDEPPQNHIRVAEFVHERSRRIVEEGGHVLILLDSITRLARANNLVTPPTGRTLSGGLDSAALHFPKRFLGAARNIRGGGSLTILATALVETGSRMDDVIFEEFKGTGNMELHLSRRLEERRIFPAIDILKSGTRREELLLGEEVIQKMWLLRKVLADMDPAEAMEMLLARLSRTKTNKEFLATLGGK; from the coding sequence ATCCGTCGCAAGGCCGAGAGCAAAGTGCCTCTGAGCTACCAGGAACTCTCGAGCCGCATCCTGCCCGAGCTGCACCTACTGGCCGCGGAAGCCGGTATTCCCAACTACAAAAAGCTCTCCAAGGACGAGCTGGTCATGCTCCTGCTCTCGCAGGAGGCCAGCGAAGAGGGCCTGGTGATCGCCAAGGGCTATCTGGAGATCAGCCAGGACGGCTACGGTTTTTTGCAGGAAGACCTCTACAACCTCGACTCCCGCACGGCCATTGTCTCGGCGGGCCTGATCAAGCAGTACCAGCTACGCACCGGCGACTACGTGGTGGGTAAAGCCCGGGTAGCCCGTGAAAACGAACGCTACGGCACGCTAATGAAGGTGGAGGCGGTCAACAACCTCGACCCCGAAGCCGCCGCCAAACGCCCCAAGTTCGACGACCTGATTCCGCAGTTCCCCGACCGGCAGATTATCCTCGAGACCACCGGAGAGGAGTCCTCTAACCGCGTCATCGACCTGCTGGCGCCCATCGGGCGGGGGCAGCGCGGCCTGATTGTGGCGCCGCCCAAGGCCGGTAAGACCACCCTACTCAAGAAGGTGGCTCGAGCCGTGCTCAGAAACGAGCCCGACATCAAAGTGATCGTGCTGCTAATTGACGAGCGCCCCGAAGAGGTCACCGACTTCCGCGAGTCGGTCGAGGGGGCCGAGGTGATCGCCTCGACCTTCGACGAGCCGCCGCAGAACCACATCCGGGTGGCCGAATTCGTGCACGAGCGGAGCCGCCGGATTGTCGAGGAAGGCGGGCACGTTCTGATTCTGCTGGATTCCATCACCCGTCTGGCCCGGGCCAACAACCTGGTCACGCCACCTACCGGGCGCACCCTTTCGGGCGGCCTGGACTCCGCAGCCCTGCACTTCCCCAAGCGCTTCTTGGGGGCTGCCCGCAACATTCGCGGCGGCGGCTCGCTCACCATCCTGGCTACAGCCCTGGTCGAAACCGGCAGCCGCATGGACGATGTAATCTTCGAAGAGTTCAAGGGCACCGGCAACATGGAGCTGCACCTCTCGCGCCGGCTGGAAGAGCGCCGCATCTTCCCGGCCATCGATATCCTTAAGTCGGGTACCCGCCGCGAGGAGCTGCTGCTGGGCGAGGAGGTCATCCAGAAGATGTGGCTGTTGCGCAAGGTGCTGGCCGATATGGACCCGGCCGAGGCCATGGAAATGCTGCTCGCGCGCCTGTCCCGCACCAAGACCAACAAAGAGTTCCTTGCAACTTTGGGGGGAAAGTAG
- the prfB gene encoding peptide chain release factor 2 (programmed frameshift), which translates to MDLETLEHRLEALRGYLDIAGKEARLKELDRQINDPSLWNDPAHARKISQEAARLRKAVEGYRRLESDLQGLLELWPELSPEEREQMQPELERAGRELEDLYHQTLLGFPYAENAAIVTIKPGAGGTEACDWAQMLYRMYTRFAERKGFNLELVDLEPGAEAGIDQAQFIVRGENAYGLLSAEAGVHRLVRPSPFNAQGKRQTSFAAVEVMPEVDESVDVQIAPEDLRIDVMRSQGKGGQGVNTTDSAVRVVHLPTGIIVKCQVTRSQQKNKEMAMNILRSKLFEIEWKKKQEELARLKGESRPIEWGSQIRSYVLDKQYIKDHRTGEMRHDPENVLDGDLESLIWAGLEWKAGRREAVASADEE; encoded by the exons ATGGATTTGGAGACCTTAGAACACCGGCTCGAGGCCCTTCGGGGGTATCTT GACATCGCTGGTAAAGAAGCCCGCCTGAAGGAACTAGACCGTCAAATCAACGACCCCAGCCTCTGGAACGACCCGGCCCACGCCCGCAAAATCTCGCAGGAAGCGGCCCGGCTGCGCAAGGCGGTAGAAGGCTACCGGCGCCTGGAGTCCGACCTGCAAGGGCTCTTGGAGCTCTGGCCGGAGCTTTCGCCCGAGGAGCGGGAGCAGATGCAACCCGAGCTCGAGCGGGCCGGGCGCGAGCTGGAAGACCTTTACCACCAAACCCTGCTCGGCTTTCCCTATGCCGAAAATGCCGCCATTGTGACCATCAAGCCGGGCGCCGGCGGCACCGAGGCCTGCGACTGGGCCCAGATGCTCTACCGCATGTACACCCGCTTTGCCGAGCGCAAGGGCTTCAACCTCGAGCTTGTGGACTTAGAACCCGGCGCCGAGGCCGGAATTGACCAGGCCCAGTTTATCGTGCGGGGCGAGAACGCCTACGGCCTGCTCTCGGCCGAGGCCGGGGTGCACCGGCTGGTGCGTCCCTCCCCCTTCAACGCCCAGGGCAAGCGCCAGACCAGCTTCGCCGCGGTGGAGGTGATGCCGGAGGTGGACGAGTCGGTGGACGTTCAGATCGCCCCCGAGGACCTGCGGATCGACGTGATGCGCTCGCAGGGCAAGGGCGGCCAGGGGGTCAACACCACCGACTCGGCGGTGCGGGTGGTGCACCTGCCCACCGGCATCATCGTGAAGTGCCAGGTCACACGCAGCCAGCAAAAGAACAAAGAGATGGCTATGAACATCCTGCGCTCGAAGCTGTTCGAGATCGAGTGGAAGAAAAAACAGGAGGAGCTGGCCCGGCTCAAAGGTGAGTCGCGGCCCATCGAGTGGGGCAGCCAGATCCGGAGCTACGTGCTGGACAAGCAGTACATCAAAGACCACCGCACCGGCGAGATGCGCCACGACCCCGAGAACGTGCTGGACGGCGACCTCGAGAGCCTCATCTGGGCCGGGCTGGAGTGGAAGGCCGGGCGGCGGGAGGCGGTTGCCAGCGCCGACGAGGAGTAG
- a CDS encoding peptidoglycan DD-metalloendopeptidase family protein encodes MAISELLSSVLATGVLGLPLGIAQPNLPGAEIQVDTPARKGWVIYTVRPGDTLSQIASRFRVDARAIMYSSGLENATLRPGQVLRVPLVEESSDGIRLPPDVRAYVVRRGDTVQSVARRFGLTMLGLVSANPSLQSLDRLEVGSTLYIPTGEPGLLLRLKQGETIQDLAQRFGLSVAIVAKANGLDSPTDVRPGDLILLPGVQARTTYERLLQIQEAERKAREEEARRLAEERRKQEAERQKRLAEAQRMQAQSRARVRQQAQSQPQLRRANAVVAAAGYRWPLSNFTITTYFGRRGVFQRFHTGIDLAAPVGTPIYAARAGQVDTAGWSRYGYGLHVIINHGGAQETLYAHMSRIAVRPGQWVGRGELIGYVGSTGWSTGPHLHFEVRVGGAARNPMAYLP; translated from the coding sequence TTGGCAATAAGCGAACTCTTGAGCAGTGTCTTGGCGACGGGGGTTCTCGGTCTGCCGCTGGGAATAGCCCAGCCCAACCTACCTGGAGCCGAAATACAAGTCGACACACCCGCCCGCAAAGGTTGGGTTATCTACACCGTGCGCCCCGGCGATACTTTGAGCCAGATCGCCAGCCGGTTTCGGGTAGATGCCAGGGCCATCATGTATAGTAGCGGCCTCGAGAATGCCACCCTGCGTCCTGGGCAGGTGCTGCGCGTACCCTTGGTTGAAGAATCCAGCGATGGTATCCGCCTCCCGCCCGATGTTCGTGCTTATGTGGTGCGCCGGGGCGATACTGTGCAATCGGTTGCACGGCGCTTCGGCCTAACCATGCTGGGGCTGGTTTCGGCCAACCCCAGCCTTCAGAGCTTGGATCGGCTCGAGGTGGGTTCTACCCTATACATTCCAACGGGAGAGCCTGGTTTGCTGCTTCGCCTCAAACAGGGGGAGACCATTCAAGACCTGGCCCAGCGCTTTGGGCTTTCGGTTGCCATAGTGGCCAAGGCCAACGGGCTGGATTCACCCACTGATGTACGGCCTGGCGACTTGATTTTGTTGCCTGGCGTGCAGGCCAGAACCACCTACGAGCGTCTGTTGCAAATTCAGGAGGCCGAGCGCAAAGCTCGCGAAGAAGAAGCGCGCCGCCTGGCGGAAGAGCGCCGTAAGCAAGAAGCGGAACGGCAAAAGCGGCTGGCAGAGGCACAGCGTATGCAGGCACAGAGCCGTGCCCGTGTACGGCAGCAAGCACAAAGCCAGCCCCAACTGCGTCGGGCCAACGCTGTGGTGGCTGCAGCTGGCTACCGCTGGCCGTTATCGAACTTTACCATCACCACCTACTTTGGACGGCGCGGGGTATTTCAACGGTTTCATACCGGCATTGATTTAGCGGCTCCTGTGGGTACGCCTATTTATGCAGCGAGAGCCGGACAGGTGGACACCGCTGGCTGGAGCCGCTACGGCTATGGTCTGCACGTGATCATCAACCACGGTGGAGCCCAGGAGACTCTCTACGCCCACATGTCGCGGATTGCGGTTCGCCCTGGGCAGTGGGTGGGTAGGGGAGAGCTAATCGGATACGTAGGCTCAACGGGTTGGAGCACCGGCCCGCATCTTCATTTCGAAGTGCGAGTAGGTGGCGCAGCCCGAAACCCAATGGCCTACTTGCCCTGA
- a CDS encoding lipopolysaccharide assembly protein LapB — translation MAQLDAASGIEQALRYLAKGDAVQALRALDRVSWVDLGWPDYWRVRAEAFLMLGEARQAAKCAGEGLLEDPDNLELLVLYVRALLQGGEYQRAQDALNHALLVAPDNLELQSLADALESQPPHPAAPAKTVLTPPHRDSSPIKNSRWGKPPFTEAEARAIQRAFAGNSRAYPSVGKSKAPARRRWWGLLFPLMAMGLVAYWLWPQVVR, via the coding sequence ATGGCTCAACTCGACGCTGCAAGCGGAATAGAACAGGCGCTCAGGTATCTGGCTAAGGGCGACGCCGTGCAAGCTTTGCGGGCGCTGGATAGGGTTTCCTGGGTAGATCTGGGCTGGCCGGACTACTGGCGGGTGCGGGCCGAGGCCTTTCTAATGCTGGGCGAAGCCAGACAAGCGGCCAAATGTGCCGGAGAAGGTTTGTTGGAAGATCCCGACAACCTCGAGCTGCTGGTGCTTTATGTACGTGCGCTGTTGCAAGGGGGAGAATATCAAAGGGCCCAGGATGCCCTAAACCACGCGTTGTTGGTGGCACCGGACAACCTCGAGCTACAGTCCCTTGCCGATGCCCTCGAGTCACAACCACCCCACCCGGCCGCTCCAGCTAAGACAGTACTTACTCCCCCTCACAGAGATTCCAGCCCCATAAAAAACTCGCGCTGGGGTAAGCCGCCATTTACCGAAGCCGAGGCCCGCGCCATTCAGCGGGCCTTTGCTGGTAATAGCCGGGCTTACCCCAGTGTTGGCAAGTCCAAAGCTCCAGCGCGTCGACGCTGGTGGGGATTGTTGTTTCCGCTGATGGCTATGGGATTGGTGGCTTACTGGCTGTGGCCGCAAGTGGTTAGGTAA
- the fsa gene encoding fructose-6-phosphate aldolase, whose product MDLYLDTAEVSEIKEIADWGVLAGVTTNPSLIARSGRPLEPTIKEICQIVQGPVSAEVVSTTAAEMIAEGRRLAAIDPHVVVKLPTTVDGLKACKALSDEGIRINMTLVFSANQALLCAKAGAWCVSPFLGRIDDISWEGMDLIREIAELFQVQNLSTRILAASIRHPRHVTQAAMLGADIATMPAKVFQQLVKHPLTDLGLKAFLEDWAKASAKV is encoded by the coding sequence ATGGATCTGTACCTGGATACTGCTGAAGTGAGTGAAATCAAAGAAATAGCCGACTGGGGTGTGCTGGCCGGTGTTACCACCAACCCCTCCCTGATCGCCAGGTCGGGTCGCCCGCTCGAGCCCACCATCAAGGAAATCTGCCAGATTGTGCAGGGCCCGGTCTCGGCCGAAGTGGTTTCCACCACCGCCGCCGAGATGATCGCCGAAGGGCGCCGTCTGGCGGCCATTGACCCGCACGTGGTGGTCAAGCTGCCCACCACCGTGGATGGCCTCAAGGCTTGCAAAGCGCTTTCTGATGAAGGCATCCGCATCAACATGACCCTGGTGTTCTCGGCCAATCAGGCCCTGCTCTGTGCCAAGGCCGGGGCCTGGTGTGTTTCGCCTTTCCTGGGCCGCATTGACGACATCTCCTGGGAAGGCATGGACTTAATCCGCGAGATTGCCGAACTCTTCCAGGTGCAGAACCTCAGCACCCGGATTCTGGCCGCTTCGATCCGCCACCCCCGCCACGTGACCCAGGCGGCTATGCTGGGGGCTGACATCGCCACCATGCCGGCCAAGGTTTTCCAGCAACTAGTCAAGCACCCCCTAACCGACCTGGGCCTCAAAGCCTTCCTGGAAGACTGGGCCAAAGCCAGCGCCAAGGTATAA
- the ileS gene encoding isoleucine--tRNA ligase, producing MVEEKKLFQEVTETNFPKLEEAVLAFWRENQIFAKSDQKAAPKGEFVFYEGPPTANGKPAMHHVLARSFKDIFPRYKTMQGYHVTRKGGWDTHGLPVEIAVEKKLGVLGRKALNHQEIAEFTKQCREWVFANIEDWNYFTERMGMWVDLENAYVTYHNSYIESVWNLLKRMWDRGMVVQDYKVVPLSPRISTTLSQNEIADGYREVDDPSVYVRFPLKLETTPPAVREKLQAQGVRLEDLENLAILVWTTTPWTLPSNTMAAVNPEMDYAVVRSPSVGHLIFATEAVERLKELHKEELEVIAHLKGADLEWWEYTPPFPEVCVELGVVPRQGARRSEVPGMTEWYRDKLREAPIEDSLESLRQAVLARPAMHFIALADFVSAEDGSGVAHEAPVYGAEDLELARQYGTPLLFGTNEYGLMQVTEERGKFFKDADKGLIRIMKERGVMYHAGQIRHRYPFHDRTGDPILYFAKPSWYIKTSNFRQALYDNNEKINWIPEHIKHGRFGNWLKDNVDWAISRERYWGTPLPFWVSEDGSEYICVGSVQELSELVGRDLSDLDLHRPYVDEITFVKNGKTFRRVPEVLDVWFDSGAMPYAQWHLMVDQDGKPLPGFEANFELWRKHFPADYICEAIDQTRGWFYSLHAISTLLYDQPCFKNVICLGHLVDEKGHKMSKSKGNVVEPLPMFDKYGADAVRWYLFTGSEPGEQKRFSERLVQEAQRGFLGTLWNVYGFFVLYANLDKPSLNQRPAVQDRPEMDRWLVARQQQLIQQVTAALDAYDARGAGKALEQFVEELSNWYVRRNRRRFWKNDDTTDRESAYATLWEALVTVAQLAAPFTPFIAEALWQNLVRSVQPQAPESVHLSDWPKAEPGLMDETLLTQMGAVVKVVGLARGARATSGIKTRIPLPRVLVTAPTEAELAGLRHFADEIAEELNVKTVEVLGLGEELLTYRVLPNLPVLGKKYGKRVPAIRTALAELDSRMVAKTLKAGRTLSLEIEGERIVLKPEEVLLEALSPEGFAAQEEGGYMAALEVRLDEDLLLEGLNRDLIRLVQQARKDMGLNVSDRIRLTYQADGKYRQALAKFGSRLQEETLALSMEEGEPVGFITEISDEEGSVKFGLSKA from the coding sequence ATGGTGGAGGAAAAAAAGCTGTTTCAAGAGGTAACCGAGACCAACTTCCCCAAGCTGGAAGAAGCTGTACTGGCTTTCTGGCGTGAGAATCAAATTTTTGCTAAGTCGGATCAAAAAGCTGCGCCCAAGGGTGAGTTTGTCTTCTACGAAGGCCCCCCCACCGCCAACGGCAAGCCGGCCATGCACCACGTGCTGGCCCGTAGCTTCAAGGACATCTTCCCCCGCTACAAAACCATGCAGGGCTACCATGTCACCCGCAAGGGGGGCTGGGACACCCACGGCCTGCCGGTAGAGATTGCGGTGGAGAAAAAGCTCGGCGTGCTGGGCCGCAAGGCCCTGAACCACCAGGAGATCGCCGAGTTTACCAAGCAGTGCCGGGAGTGGGTTTTCGCCAACATCGAGGACTGGAACTACTTTACCGAGCGCATGGGCATGTGGGTGGATCTCGAGAACGCCTACGTGACCTACCACAACAGCTACATCGAGTCGGTGTGGAACCTGCTCAAGCGCATGTGGGACAGGGGCATGGTGGTGCAGGACTACAAGGTGGTGCCGCTCTCGCCCCGCATCTCCACCACCCTCTCGCAAAACGAGATTGCCGATGGTTATCGGGAAGTGGACGACCCCAGCGTGTATGTGCGCTTCCCCTTGAAGCTCGAGACCACCCCGCCCGCGGTACGGGAAAAACTCCAGGCCCAGGGGGTGCGGCTCGAGGACTTAGAAAACCTGGCTATTCTGGTCTGGACCACCACCCCCTGGACGCTGCCCTCCAACACCATGGCCGCCGTCAACCCCGAAATGGATTACGCCGTGGTACGGTCGCCCTCGGTGGGCCACCTGATTTTTGCTACCGAGGCGGTGGAGCGGCTCAAAGAGCTGCACAAGGAGGAGCTCGAGGTGATCGCACACCTCAAGGGCGCCGATCTGGAGTGGTGGGAGTACACCCCCCCCTTCCCCGAGGTGTGCGTGGAACTGGGTGTTGTACCTCGTCAAGGGGCGCGAAGGTCGGAAGTACCTGGGATGACCGAATGGTACAGAGACAAACTCAGGGAGGCCCCGATAGAAGATTCCCTTGAATCCTTGAGGCAAGCAGTTTTGGCTCGTCCCGCTATGCACTTCATCGCCCTGGCCGACTTCGTGAGCGCTGAGGACGGCTCGGGGGTCGCCCACGAGGCCCCAGTCTACGGGGCTGAAGACCTGGAGCTGGCCCGCCAATACGGCACGCCCCTGCTCTTTGGCACCAACGAGTACGGCCTGATGCAGGTTACGGAAGAGCGCGGCAAGTTCTTCAAGGATGCTGATAAAGGTTTGATCCGCATCATGAAGGAACGGGGGGTCATGTACCATGCCGGTCAGATTCGCCACCGCTACCCCTTCCACGACCGCACCGGCGACCCCATCCTGTACTTTGCCAAGCCGAGCTGGTACATCAAAACCTCCAACTTCCGCCAGGCCCTGTACGACAACAACGAGAAAATTAACTGGATTCCCGAGCACATCAAGCACGGTCGCTTCGGCAACTGGCTCAAGGACAACGTCGACTGGGCCATCAGCCGCGAGCGCTACTGGGGTACGCCGCTGCCCTTCTGGGTATCGGAAGATGGCTCGGAGTACATCTGCGTGGGCAGCGTGCAGGAGCTTTCCGAGCTGGTCGGCCGGGACTTGAGCGACCTCGACCTGCACCGGCCCTACGTGGATGAAATTACCTTTGTCAAAAACGGCAAAACCTTCCGTCGGGTGCCGGAGGTGCTCGATGTCTGGTTCGACTCGGGGGCCATGCCCTACGCCCAGTGGCACCTGATGGTTGACCAGGACGGCAAGCCGCTGCCCGGTTTTGAGGCCAACTTCGAGCTGTGGCGCAAGCACTTCCCCGCCGACTACATCTGCGAGGCCATCGACCAGACCCGCGGCTGGTTCTACTCGCTGCACGCCATCTCGACGCTCTTGTACGACCAGCCCTGCTTCAAGAACGTCATCTGCCTGGGTCACCTGGTAGACGAGAAGGGTCACAAGATGTCCAAGAGCAAGGGCAACGTGGTGGAGCCCCTGCCCATGTTCGACAAGTATGGGGCCGATGCGGTGCGCTGGTATCTGTTCACCGGTTCGGAACCGGGGGAGCAAAAGCGCTTCTCCGAGCGCCTGGTGCAGGAGGCCCAGCGGGGCTTTCTGGGCACGCTCTGGAACGTGTACGGCTTCTTTGTGCTGTACGCCAATCTGGACAAGCCCAGCCTGAATCAGCGCCCTGCTGTACAGGATCGCCCCGAGATGGATCGGTGGCTGGTGGCCCGCCAGCAACAGCTTATCCAGCAGGTCACGGCTGCCCTGGATGCCTACGACGCCCGTGGCGCGGGTAAGGCCCTCGAGCAGTTTGTGGAGGAGCTATCCAACTGGTATGTGCGCCGCAACCGCCGGCGCTTCTGGAAAAACGACGATACCACCGACCGCGAATCGGCCTATGCCACCCTGTGGGAAGCCCTGGTCACGGTAGCACAGCTGGCCGCACCGTTTACACCCTTCATTGCCGAGGCCCTGTGGCAAAACCTGGTGCGCTCGGTTCAGCCCCAGGCTCCCGAGTCGGTGCACCTCTCCGACTGGCCCAAAGCCGAGCCGGGCCTCATGGATGAAACCCTGCTCACCCAGATGGGCGCGGTGGTGAAGGTGGTGGGGCTGGCTCGAGGGGCTCGAGCCACCAGCGGCATCAAGACCCGCATCCCCCTGCCCAGGGTGCTGGTCACCGCCCCCACCGAGGCCGAACTGGCTGGTTTGCGCCACTTCGCCGACGAAATTGCGGAAGAGCTGAACGTGAAAACGGTCGAGGTGCTGGGCCTGGGCGAGGAACTGCTCACCTACCGGGTACTGCCCAACCTGCCCGTACTGGGCAAAAAGTATGGCAAGCGGGTTCCGGCCATCCGCACTGCCTTAGCCGAACTCGACAGCCGGATGGTAGCCAAAACCCTCAAAGCTGGGCGGACTTTAAGCCTGGAAATCGAGGGCGAGCGCATCGTGCTGAAGCCCGAGGAGGTGCTGCTCGAGGCCCTCTCCCCCGAGGGCTTTGCCGCCCAGGAAGAGGGGGGTTATATGGCGGCGCTCGAGGTTCGCCTTGATGAAGACCTGCTGCTCGAGGGACTCAATCGCGATCTGATCCGGCTGGTACAGCAAGCCCGTAAGGACATGGGGCTGAACGTCTCGGATCGCATTCGCCTAACCTACCAGGCCGACGGTAAGTACAGGCAAGCCCTGGCCAAGTTTGGCTCGAGGCTCCAGGAGGAGACGCTGGCCCTTTCGATGGAAGAGGGCGAACCAGTCGGCTTTATCACCGAAATTTCCGACGAAGAGGGCTCGGTCAAATTCGGCTTGAGCAAAGCCTGA
- a CDS encoding Fur family transcriptional regulator: protein MERSTRQRQAIRQVMQELNRPLSPSEVLEAARLKVPGLGIATVYRTLKGLVEEGSAIPVELPGEAPRYELSGKKHHHHFHCTCCGKVFELEGCPGDFSSMVPQGFRTERHEIVLYGQCTQCLSARH from the coding sequence ATGGAGCGCTCCACACGCCAGCGGCAGGCCATCCGTCAGGTGATGCAAGAGCTTAACCGACCGCTCTCCCCCTCCGAGGTGCTCGAGGCGGCCCGGCTCAAAGTACCCGGCCTGGGCATCGCGACCGTCTATCGCACCCTGAAGGGTCTGGTCGAGGAGGGCAGCGCGATCCCGGTTGAACTTCCAGGTGAGGCCCCTCGCTACGAGTTATCAGGCAAAAAGCACCACCACCACTTTCACTGCACCTGCTGTGGCAAGGTATTCGAGCTCGAGGGCTGTCCGGGCGATTTCTCCTCTATGGTGCCCCAGGGCTTCAGAACCGAACGCCACGAAATTGTGCTGTACGGTCAGTGTACCCAGTGCCTGAGCGCCAGACATTAG
- a CDS encoding site-2 protease family protein: MGLLPLLQSDPLAFGLVVLVLLVSLALHEWGHAVTALWMGDPTARDQGRVTLNPFKHLDLIGSIMILLVGFGWARPVPIYPPNFRQYRLGLFVVSIAGIFINLLIATALALVLRGILATGLLDNPSGFVLVIAQAMAVAASINLTLAVFNLLPIPPLDGSKILQSVLPLRWHSYIWRLESNPAYAIVAMLLLLTVLRQPLSSFLGLVRARFFESFGL, translated from the coding sequence ATGGGACTGTTGCCACTGTTGCAATCAGATCCCCTGGCCTTTGGCCTGGTGGTGTTGGTGCTGCTGGTCTCGTTGGCCTTGCATGAATGGGGCCATGCTGTTACGGCGCTTTGGATGGGAGACCCAACAGCCAGAGATCAGGGGCGGGTTACACTCAACCCATTCAAACATCTTGATCTCATCGGCTCTATAATGATTCTGCTGGTGGGCTTTGGCTGGGCCCGGCCTGTGCCTATTTATCCACCCAACTTTCGGCAATACAGGCTGGGTCTTTTTGTGGTTTCGATTGCGGGAATCTTCATTAACCTTCTCATTGCTACCGCGCTCGCGCTGGTGCTTCGTGGAATTCTGGCAACCGGCCTCTTGGATAACCCCAGCGGCTTTGTGCTGGTGATAGCCCAGGCCATGGCTGTAGCAGCCAGCATCAATCTAACCCTAGCCGTTTTTAACTTGCTACCTATTCCGCCTCTGGACGGCTCCAAGATTCTGCAAAGCGTCCTACCGCTGCGCTGGCATTCTTACATTTGGCGTTTGGAATCAAACCCCGCCTACGCAATTGTGGCTATGCTGCTCTTGCTTACCGTGCTTCGCCAGCCCTTGAGTAGCTTCCTTGGCCTTGTGCGGGCACGCTTTTTTGAGTCTTTTGGCTTGTAA
- a CDS encoding TlpA disulfide reductase family protein — MGGLGVFLLQPRAESTTEVLPSITLQRLEGTAINLTDFKGKPILLNAWATWCEPCRREMPLLLEAARTNPDVQFIFVNISDGPEAVKAFEKELGLKIPNVILDPEARLSDPLRIQGLPVTLFYDAEGRLINRRIGEIRAEELPGLIEAF, encoded by the coding sequence ATGGGAGGGCTGGGGGTTTTTTTGCTGCAGCCTCGAGCAGAGTCTACGACAGAAGTTTTGCCCTCCATAACTCTTCAACGACTAGAGGGCACGGCTATAAATCTGACTGACTTCAAAGGTAAGCCCATTTTGCTCAATGCCTGGGCTACCTGGTGTGAGCCCTGTCGACGTGAAATGCCCCTTCTACTCGAAGCGGCGCGTACAAATCCAGACGTACAATTTATTTTTGTGAACATCAGCGATGGCCCCGAGGCTGTAAAGGCTTTCGAGAAAGAGCTGGGCCTGAAAATACCGAACGTTATACTAGACCCCGAAGCCAGGCTTAGCGATCCCTTGCGGATACAGGGTCTGCCCGTCACCCTGTTTTACGACGCAGAAGGCCGATTGATCAACCGTCGCATTGGCGAGATTCGAGCTGAGGAGCTGCCAGGGTTGATCGAGGCGTTTTGA
- a CDS encoding site-2 protease family protein, giving the protein MFFFELLGRDPLAYLVAFAAAAFGLVVHNLFQAYLADRYKDTDPRRYGFLTVEPRVHLDGLGLIFLALIGFGFPRLVPWRLFGTKAAQTALMGPLGFFAAAFFYLLLARLLENLGPATTSIALGMQVAGSLMISHAAVYLFPVPPLDGARVVYAIGSAEARRFMDQLQSYGFLGFFLIFLVLNLSGILPAIRAGLSGLLNSLFAAIGL; this is encoded by the coding sequence ATGTTTTTCTTTGAGCTTCTCGGCAGAGATCCATTGGCCTACCTGGTTGCGTTTGCTGCAGCCGCTTTTGGCCTGGTTGTTCATAACCTCTTTCAGGCCTATCTGGCCGATCGCTACAAGGATACTGACCCCAGACGCTACGGCTTCCTTACAGTGGAGCCGAGGGTGCATCTAGATGGACTGGGTCTGATTTTTCTAGCACTCATTGGTTTTGGCTTTCCTCGCCTGGTACCCTGGCGACTCTTTGGGACAAAAGCTGCTCAGACTGCATTGATGGGGCCGTTGGGTTTTTTCGCGGCTGCTTTTTTCTACCTGCTGCTGGCAAGGCTTTTAGAGAATCTGGGCCCGGCTACCACGAGCATTGCATTAGGCATGCAGGTAGCGGGCTCCTTGATGATCAGCCACGCCGCAGTGTATTTGTTTCCCGTACCCCCCCTGGATGGGGCCAGGGTAGTGTACGCCATTGGTAGCGCAGAGGCGCGCCGTTTTATGGATCAGCTCCAAAGCTATGGCTTCCTGGGATTTTTCCTCATTTTCCTGGTTTTGAACCTAAGCGGGATTTTACCGGCCATCCGGGCGGGCCTAAGCGGTTTGCTCAACAGCCTCTTTGCCGCAATTGGTTTATAG